Within the [Enterobacter] lignolyticus SCF1 genome, the region ATGGCGCTGCAGGAGGCGAAAGGCCGGACGGCGATGACGACGCACTGAACCGGGCGCACTGAAGGAAGAAAGCCCGCGAAAAGGCAGGCCGGGCGAAGAAGCCCGGTCTGATGGATCAGTTCGATAAAGCGAAATCAATAGCCCGGCGGACGGTGACAACCTGGGCTCTTATACAGTCTTCCGGGGTGGTTTCAGCGCTATCGGGATAAACTTCAGTGGTTGTCGTAAACGGCGCGCCGGTCATCGTCGAGCATAAATGCCAGGCGTTATTGTCATACTCAACAATGCCGGGGCTCACGACGGGAAAACCCAGCATGGTGCCGTCCTCTTCCGCAGGGGCAATATGCGTCACGTGCGCAACGGCGGCTATGATGGCGCTCTGGAAGTCCAGCCTTGAATTCTGCTCGTCGCTGACCAGGTAGAAGCCGTCAGGGACACGCGTCGGCTCAGGCTGCAGCCCGTCTCTGGCCGCGAGGGCCGGGCTAAATTCACTTTCGTCCGTATCCGTCGTTTCATGCAAATCGACGTGAACCGCAAACTGGCCTTTCAGCGGCGCGGTGAACTTCATCAGCGCCCGGGACTCTTCCGCCTTGCCTTGCGCGAAAAATTGCCGGTTAGGATCAACCGCATCGTAGTTCCACCGGGCGATGCGTTCATATGCCCACGGGCTGACGCAGGGGGCGACAAGTAAATTTAATTTACCCTCGTACTCACTGCGGCATTCCGTTAAAAAACTCAGCGCGCCCATAACGCCGCTGGTTTCATAACCGTGAACGCCGCCGGTAATGAGCGCGACGGGCAGATTATCGTCCCAGTTTTTTGATTTCGCGGCCATCAGCGGATAGCGATCGTCACCGTAGCGCAGCTCGCCATATTGAACGATCTCATAGCGGTGTTTTAGCTGTTCGAGTACGTCGAGGACATCGTTCTTATAGCTCCGCGAACGCGTCTGACTCTGTTGCCACAGCTGCTTCTCTCGTTCAGTCCAGGGCTGCCCCGGCGTACCGATCGGGTAAAACTGTTTATTTGTCATATTTTACTCAGACACCTTTTCGCTGTTAATTGCCCATCTCCCGTGCCGGGCAACGCCTGATACTACTTCTTCTTATTCAGCATCGACTTCAGGTCGGCAAAGGGATTATAGGTTGCGGCGCCAACATCTTTTTGCGCATCTTCCCCGGCCACTACGGTGGTGCCGTACTGGTCGGCCTCCGTGTACTTCGAGTGCTCGTGGTCATGGCAAAACAGGCACAACAGCTCCCAGTTACTGCCATCTTCCGGGTTATTGGTATGGTCGTGATCGATATGGTGAACCGTTAACTCACGCAGGTTTGAATAAACAAACTCTCGCGAGCAGCGCCCGCATACCCATGGATAGATTTTTAGTGCTTTCTCGCGGTAGCCGCTTTCCAGCCGCGCGTAGTTTTTGGGGATCAGAGCCATTGCCGGGGTTACCTGTTACAAAAAGAGAATTTTACGATAGCGCTCTCTGAATCGTCGCTGACAATCCAGACAGCGAGAGCTGCTTGCAGCATAGCATTCGCTTTTTGCGCAGAACAGCCTTACTCAGGGTAAAGGCGGCATATCTGCAGGCGTTAGTACGCGAGGTTAGTTTTCACAAAAGGGGAGAGATAGACATGGATATGGCAGTGAAAAGCAAAAAGCCTGCTCGAAAGCAGGCTTTTCAGAATGTGGCTCCTCTGAGTGAGATCGCGGTAGCCATTAGCTGGCTGATTGGTAAACTAAAACAAAAAACGAATTTGTCAAGACCGCCAGACTGACCACCTTCTACAAAGGTCACTTAGATAAGTCTATTGATAATGTTATTCGCATGTTTTCACGCAATATGCAGATAATTTCTTTGCCTGATTCATCAATTATCCCGATGTGAGGTACATGGGTTCTTACTGTTCCATTTTCTTCATATCGATACCATTCATAGATTGGTAGAATATTAATGAAATCTAAATGTGTATAGATGTGATCAGATTTATGAAATTATTTAATTCTAATGACTGCCATAAAAGAATAACTTCATTCCATGATTGACCTGCTCCCCGTTGATTAGTACACCCCGATGTTAGTAATGTCTTCATATGATCCTGACCCCGAATATGCTCCAGTCATAATCAGGAATAACCGGCTTCATGTTGGCTGCATATTCTGGCAACCGACAGATTTTTCTGCAAATTCGGACGGGGTCATCCATCCCAGCGCAGAATGGGGACGCCTCTGGTTATAGTGTATGCGCCAGGCCTCGATTTTGCACCGTGCGTCCTCCAGGGACATGAACCAGTTCTCGTTCAGACATTCCTGTCGCAGCCTGCCGTTGAACGACTCCACCGTGGCATTGTCCGTCGGTGTTCCCGGCCGTGAGAAGTCTATTCGGATCCCTCGTTCATACACCCATTTGTCCAGCATTTTCCCTGCAAATTCAGAGCCGTTATCGGTTTTCAGTAACTGCGGTAAGGGCCGTCTGAGCGCAATGATGTTCAGCATTTCGGCAACCTCCGTTGAGCGCAGATTCTGGCCCACGCAGATCCCCAGACATTCGCGCGTGTAGAGGTCAATGACCGTCAGCAGGCGTAACCGACGCCCGTCAAATAGGGCGTCAGAAACAAAATCCATGCCCCAGACATGATTCGGATACAGCCCCTGAGGCTGGGGTTGTCGCCGCTGGGCCGATTTATTCCGGCGTGGGCGTTTGAGACGCAGGGACAGGCCCTGCTCGCGGTAGAGCCGGTAAATGCGTTTATGATTATCCCGCCAGCCCTCCCGCCTGAGCATGACGTGAACCCTGCGGTAGCCATAGTGGACCCGGGTTTCGGTGATCTCCCTGATACGAAGGCGGATCGCGCTGTCGTCTGCCGCCACAGAACGGTAGCGGAAAGAGCTGCGGCTGATCCGTAGCGCAAAACAGACCTGCCGCTCGCTGGCCCCGTAGCGTGCCTGCAGGTCCCGGACCCATTCACGCAGGCGTGCCAGCGTCAGTTCTTTTTTGCCAGTACATCCTGCAGCATGGCTTTGTCGAGGCTGAGATCAGCAACCAGCTTCTTCAGCCTGAGGTTCTCTTCCTCAAGCTGCCGCATATGCTTCAGCTCCGAAGGGGAAATTCCACCGTATTTCTTGCGCCAGGTGTAAAACGTGGCATCGGAGATGCCCAGTTTGCGACAGACGTCCGGCACGGACGTCCCCAGTTCAGCCTGCTTCAGGGCAAAGACAATCTGCTCTTCGGTGAATCGTGATTTTTTCATCGGCACCACCTCCGTTCAGGGAGTGTAGATCATGCCGGAATTCTGTTTCTGAATGGCGCAGGATTTCGGGTCAGGGTCAGATATTTTCATCTCTGGATGAACGCTTATCCATCTTTTTGCTAGAAATTGTCCTAGCAATTTGTGCATCAGAGAAATGAGAACCTGTATTATTTCTTGTTTTTTTGAATGTTGTTTGCTGTTTTGTTTTTTTCAA harbors:
- the yajD gene encoding HNH nuclease YajD, coding for MALIPKNYARLESGYREKALKIYPWVCGRCSREFVYSNLRELTVHHIDHDHTNNPEDGSNWELLCLFCHDHEHSKYTEADQYGTTVVAGEDAQKDVGAATYNPFADLKSMLNKKK
- a CDS encoding IS3 family transposase (programmed frameshift), yielding MKKSRFTEEQIVFALKQAELGTSVPDVCRKLGISDATFYTWRKKYGGISPSELKHMRQLEEENLRLKKLVADLSLDKAMLQDVLAKKKLTLARLREWVRDLQARYGASERQVCFALRISRSSFRYRSVAADDSAIRLRIREITETRVHYGYRRVHVMLRREGWRDNHKRIYRLYREQGLSLRLKRPRRNKSAQRRQPQPQGLYPNHVWGMDFVSDALFDGRRLRLLTVIDLYTRECLGICVGQNLRSTEVAEMLNIIALRRPLPQLLKTDNGSEFAGKMLDKWVYERGIRIDFSRPGTPTDNATVESFNGRLRQECLNENWFMSLEDARCKIEAWRIHYNQRRPHSALGWMTPSEFAEKSVGCQNMQPT
- a CDS encoding M14 family metallopeptidase yields the protein MTNKQFYPIGTPGQPWTEREKQLWQQSQTRSRSYKNDVLDVLEQLKHRYEIVQYGELRYGDDRYPLMAAKSKNWDDNLPVALITGGVHGYETSGVMGALSFLTECRSEYEGKLNLLVAPCVSPWAYERIARWNYDAVDPNRQFFAQGKAEESRALMKFTAPLKGQFAVHVDLHETTDTDESEFSPALAARDGLQPEPTRVPDGFYLVSDEQNSRLDFQSAIIAAVAHVTHIAPAEEDGTMLGFPVVSPGIVEYDNNAWHLCSTMTGAPFTTTTEVYPDSAETTPEDCIRAQVVTVRRAIDFALSN